Genomic DNA from Burkholderiales bacterium:
GCCGTCTTAACGCCTGCCGCCGAGGGCGGCTTTATGGCGTTGAATCCTGAAACGGGAACAACTTCTCAAGGTGAAACTGTTGAAGAAGCGCTCGCGAATCTGCGGGAAGCAACCGAGCTTTACCTGGAAGAATTTCCAATAACCGTCACCGGTC
This window encodes:
- a CDS encoding type II toxin-antitoxin system HicB family antitoxin, which translates into the protein MELSAVLTPAAEGGFMALNPETGTTSQGETVEEALANLREATELYLEEFPITVTGRSLLTTFQVAVNA